The Bacteroidales bacterium region CAGGTATGAATAATGCAGGTTAAATCACTTCGTTTAGTTCATGATTTTTTTCGCATAAGAAGTACCAATAAATTTATTGTTTTTAACAACCCTAAATTTGGGTATTTCTAAATCGGGATTTATGTATTTTACTATCAGCAAGTTGACAGTATGCAGTAGGCAAAGCAATAAATTTTTGCCAACTGCATACTGTCTATTACCTACTTTTATTGTTTAACATAAATAATTACTTATTCCAAATATTTTCGTTTGCAACCTTGTGCTGCGGTATGAATAAAACGGGATAAGCGATGTTGTGTTTTCGTGTCTCTTATGTTCATACAAAGACTTTTCATGCTCATTTTTTTATTGGTTTAACCATTTTTTAAACATTCCGGATCGTTTAAAACTGATTATAACATCTTCGTTTGCAGGAGGGTTTAATTCTACTTTAATTCTACTTTTTGATAAAGTATAAATATTCTTGATTGAATTTATATTAATCAGATATTTACGATTTATCCTGAAAAAAATTTCAGGATCCAGTAAACTTTCTAATTTATCCAATGAATAATCTATGGCTATATTTTTATTATCGTAAGTGTGAACAAAAATTGACTTCTCCAATACATAAAAATATGCAATATCATTAGTATTTATAATTTTAATCTTTCTTCCTATACTAATAGTAAACCTTTTTTTGTATTCGCTTTTTTTGTCAATAGCCTCAATTAATGTTTTAAAATCAATTGTACCGGAAGATTTTGTTTTTATTAAATCTTTGTATTTGTTAATGCTTTGTGTTAAATCATCAATATTGATTGGTTTTAACAAATAATCAATACTATTAACTTTAAATGCTTTTATTGCATATTGATCATAAGCAGTAGTAAAAATAACCGGGGTTTTTATTTCTATTTGTTCAAATATTTTAAAACTCAAACCATCGGCTAAATGAATATCAAGAAAAATCAAATCAGGATTATTGTTGTTAAGCCATATTACGGCATCTCTTATTGTCCGTATTTTTGCAAGCACAGAAATTGAATTATCAATCTTATAAAGAAGTTGTTCCAATCTTTCTGCTACAATTTTTTCATCTTCTATTATTACTACTTTCATTTGTTTATTATAGATTTATAAGCATAATGGTTTGGTTCTACTCTTATTTTAGTTGAACTGATTAAATGTGTATATGTTGTTTCATTTGCATCTTTTTCCGCCACCAAACCACAAAAACACAAAATCTCACCAAAATATATATGCTAGATTTTCAGCATTTTGTGTAATTTGGTGCTTTAGTGTTTTAGTGGCATTTTTTAATTCTCTATCTTATTAGACTGGACTCATTTTCAATAAATATTCCCTTTTCTGTCATAGTTTTCCATAATCATAAAAACATTACCCAATATATTCGTGCTACAATGGCTTAACTAGCATTATTCAATAACAAGAAACGGAATTTCAGCAATAAACTTATTTTCTTTTATATAAAACTTTGGTGTTGAATCTGATATTAGTTTATATCTTTCTGTAAGATTTTTTAACCCGATTTTTGTAGAATTACTATCATCTTGTATTTGTTGTAAATCATTTTTGATAATTAAACAATCCTTATTATTGGTCATTGTAATTGTAAGGGAATAAGTATCAGAAATTTCGTTATGTTTAATTGCATTTTCTATCAGCAATTGCAGTGAAAGAGGTAATACAAAATTATTCAGGACGTTTGCATCTATATTTGTAATAATCTTTAAATTTTCACCAAACCTTATTTTTTGAAGGAAAATATAAGACATTACAAAATCTAATTCATCTTTAAGCTCTACAACAATTTCATCTTTAACATCAAGGACATACCGATAAATTTTTGCAAACTTATTTACAAAACCGACTGCTTTTTCAGGATCAGTAGGTATAATTGATTCTAATACGCTTAAGCTATTAAATAAAAAATGAGGATTTATCTGGTTTTTCAGTGCTTCGAATTGAGATTGAATATTTTCTTTTTCAAGTTTGGCAGTTAATACCAATGACTTTTCCCATTTTTCGAATAGATAAACCCCTTCGTATATTGATGTGGTAAAAAAAGTTATTAATACCATTGCCACATTAACACCTTTCATTTCTTGCCAATAATCAGAAGAATAATCAGTAAATATATAATTTATGAAAAAGAGAACAAAAATCAGAAATAGCGACAGGGAGATTAAAAAAATGGTGCTAATTAATAAATGTATTGCAGGGTTTTTTTCCCACGGATATTTCATCCATAAAAACGAGACAATCCTGCTACTTCCTTCCCAAACAGAAAAAGTAAGTAAAACCGAAATTATTATCCATATAAATAATCCTATTCCGTCATTTTCATTATGAAAGATGATAGGCATAATAATTCCGATAAGAGGGATTCCGATAATTCTAATCCACTTATTATCAGCACTTTTTGTATCTATATCTATATTAATCATAATTTCAGAACTTATGAAAAACAAACAATGTTCAAAAATAGTTCGCAAGGACACTGAAAATTTTCGACAATATTGTTCAATTGCTTTCTAACAACAATTTAACAATTGAGCAATTTAACAATTAACGCTTAAAAATTGATACCTGTTTACGATTTAAAATCACAATATTTTAATTTTTATGAGTTCAGAATTTTCTAAAACTGAATTCGATACATCATAACAGGGAAAAAGCCTGTTTGATAACTTGTTTTTAAATTACCTGTTTCTACATTGTATTCGCGGTTAAAAATATTTTCATTATCAGTCACATTCTGAATATCAATAGCTATTGTATGACTTGATTTTGATGAATTTATTTTATATGAAATCCTGAAATCAATTCTGAAATAATCGTCAAACTTATTTTCAAATGCTCTGTCATAATCATATACTGTTTCTTTTTCAATTTGTGATTTTGATAAATTTATGGGAATATATCGTTTCCCGCCGGCAAAAACTCCTTTCAGATTTAATTCCAGGCTGTTATGTTTTCTAATTTGCATTTCGTATCCGCCAAGAGCATTTATAACGTAATTACCGTTAAATGCAGTATTTCGTTTTTTATTATCACTTCCTTTATATTTTGATTCATAAAGCGTAGTAGTAAGCAAAAAGTAATAATTGTTGCTTAAAAACTTTTCTATTGTAAATTCTAATCCGTAATTTTCTCCGGTTCCATTATTTACAAGACTGTCAACTTTTTCACTATAAAAAGAAGCACCGTAATTGACCATCGAAAAATATGATTGTTTTTGTTCAACCGGGATATTATATAACTTTTGATAATAAGCCTCCATTTTTAATCTTAAATTCTGATTGATTAAATGATCATAACCAAGAGCAAATTGATGGCTTTTCGAGAACTTTAAATCGTCATTTGTCTTTATATAAGTACGATTAAGTGTGTCTGTTAAGGTTTCGGTAAAATAGTTTATTCGAGGTTGTAATTGACTGTGCAAGCCGTATCCGAAATTTAATGATTGCTTTTCTGAAAATTGCCATTTTATACCTGTTCGTGGTTCAACAGAAATGTCGCCGTTTAAACTAAATCTCTGAGAATGAAGCCCGTTATATAAAACCAAAAAATCTGAAAATTTGTGCTGCCACTGCCCGAAAGCCTGAACTAAACCTAAACTACCTTTTGTATTTGTAAGATTAATATAATCATCAATTTTAATTTCGTAATATTCATCAAAGTAACTTACATCGAAAATATCATAAGATATCCCGAAATTGATAGTGTTTTTTGCATCATATTTTTTCTTTAATTGTGAAGAAAATGAATATTTAATTTCTGTATACTCATCGTTGTAAAAATCTTCATATATATTATTGGCTCTGATTGTATCAACATTATTTACTGAACGACTACCGGAAACCGTAATATTTGTTTTTATTCTTGTTGTATTATTTAAAAAGTAAATGTGCGATAATCCTGCAACGCCCATATCTGAACCGTAACTAACTTTTGTTCCCTGTAAAACATCAGAAGTGTATGCTCCTCCGACTGTATCATCAGGGTTTGATACTAAATTGATATTGCTGAGTCCTCCGATACCAAATATTGATATTTTTCCGATTTTTTTGCATGGAAAATTCATTTTAAATGATAAATCCTGATATTCAGGAATTCCGCCAACATCAAATAATCCCATTTTGTCCATAACTTCCATCATTGTGTAACGATAATTGATAAGATAAGAAGCTTTTTTGGATTTTACAAAAGGTCCTTCTGTTCCAAATTCAAAACCATTGAATCCCATTTGTCCGGTATATTCCCGTTTTTCATTATTGCCAGTCCTCATTTTTAAATCGAACACTCCTGACAGGGCATTCCCATATTCGGCAGGAAAAGCCCCTGTGTAAAAATCAGAGTTTGTCAATAAATTATTATTTAATATACTGATTGGTCCTCCTGTAGTTCCCATTGTACCAAAATGATTAGGATTCGGAATATCTGCACCATCTAATCGCCATAATAAGCCTAAGGGTGAATTTCCCCGAATTACTATATCGTTTCGTTGGTCTCCTGCTGAAACAACTCCTGCATAGTTTGCTGCCATTCGCGAAGGATCACCGAAACTTCCTGCATATCTTTCTGTTTCCTCAACGGAAAATGAACGGGCGCTTATAATAGCCATTTCATTCAAAGGTTTATCTTTTCGGTTATAAGCCTTGACTACAATTTCTTCTGTAATAATGATTTTTTCTTCCATTTCTACTTTTAAAACTGTTTCTTTACCTGAACTAACGAGGAGATTTTTAATACTTACAGGATTGTATCCAATATAGCTAAATATTATTCCTTGTCTGCAAACAGGGACATTTTCCAATCGAAACTCTCCATTTGCATTTGTAATGGTTCCTTTTTGCGGATTTGAATTTAACAAGACAATATTAACTCCAATTAATGGCACTGCTGAACTTTGGTCAATTACTTGTCCTCTTATTGTTTGTGTAAATTGCTTTTGTGCAAAAATGTTATTAGCTACTAACAAAGTTATAATTAAGCCAATTAGTATCAGATTATTTTTCATAGTTTCAATTTATTAATTTCGGTCTTAATATGGTGGGTAATCAAATTTGCCACAGATTATTCATTAAATTATTTAATTTTATATGTATTCATGATGGCTTCGCCGCATATACGCTAACTTATATCTGGGTTATATATATTTGAACATGCCACCCTTTCAGGGTTTGACGTAATTCACTTTTTGTTACCCAGTCCGTTGGACTGGGCTATTACATTATTGCCTTTCAGGCAATTTCTTTTTTTAAGTTAGCGTATATGGGGCTTCGCCGTTCACAGATTAAAACATAAAATATTCTATATAATAATTTGTGAATCTGTGGCTTTTTTTATTTTTTTACCCGCCCAATTCAACATAGAGTCTTTATTATTTACATTTAATAATCATTTCTTCAGCATATTTTTTTCCCCAATTTGGATAAATTGAGTTCAATGGTGTAAATGAATTATACTTTTCAATTGCATTTTCCAATAATGGTAGTGCCTTGTTTTTTCCTCCACCAAAAAATGATGGGGTATTATACAAATTTACACCATGCCAAAGATAGCTTCTTGGGTTATCAGGGTTGAGTTTCATTGCTTTTTCAAACATTTTCAAGCACTTACTATTATATTTGAATCCCCGTATCATAGGGTCTATATTCATTCTTGCCTGTAAAATAAATCCTTTCATTACATATATTTCAGAATTTTCCGGATTTATTTTATCAGCTATGCCAATAAACTCTTCGGCTTTATCTACATATAAATCTTTCTTTTTATCCTCTTTTTCTTTATGACTTATCTGTGCATAACAATATGCAGAATAATAGTAAGGTAACCATTCGGTTTGCATCTTATTTCCAATTCTTTCAAACAAACTTGCAGCTTGTTGTAATGTATTCATAGTTTCAGCAGTATCCATTAAAGTAATTGTTTCTTCCATTAATTCAATGTACTTTTCATTCTGAGCAAATGACAAATTAAAATTAAAAATTAATAAGCAACTAATCAGTAGTTTTTTCATTTTCTAAAAAATTTAAGTTAATAAGTAGAAATAAATACCCCGATAAATAATGACCTGATACTTGATGGATATATTGGTATTCGTCCGGTTCCATTAGGTAAATATTTGTATCCAAAAATATGTTTCTGTCCGAGAATGTTTCTGAACGAAGTGAATATCACAGTTCTTCTTCCCAACAGAGTTGTCATTTTGCTAATATTTAAGCTTAAATCAAAATAATCGTTTGTTTGGTCTTTAAGGAATTCGTCCTGAGAACGTGTAGGGTTATAATATGGTCTGCCTGAAGAATAAGAACAGCTTAAACTTAGCATTGAATTGATTAAGCTAACCCAATGCTTATAAACAACCGACAATGTATGTTTTGAAGTAAATGACGGACTTGCAGCTATTGGATAATCCCTGTATTTTCTTTTTGTGTCAAGAAAAGAATATGAAATCCAGTAATCTGCATTTTTAATACTCTTTTTATCCCTCCAGAATAGTTCTATTCCTTTTGCATAACCGGTTCCTGAATTATTAAATTTATCGTCTTGATTAGTAATATTCTTTATTAAATTATCATATTCCTTATCGAATAGTTCTATCCTGAATGTTCTCTTGTTTTTCATCCATTGATAATTAGCAATATAATGTGTTGAATTTTCAAAATTCAAAGACTTGGCATAGTATAAAAATTCATATTCGGGATTTTGGTAGAACTTGCCAAACGCAAAGGACACCTGGCTATTTTCAGTAGTTTTATATGCAATTGAAGTTCGTGGTGCAAGATTGTGATTATTCAAAATATCAGAATATTCAAACCTGATGCCAAGTCTTGCAACTAATTTGTTTGTTAAAAACCAATCTGTTTCACAAAAACCGGCAAAGTAGCTTTCATTAATTTGTCCTGATACTTCATCTTTTTTTCCATCTACTTTAAGCTTCTGAATTTCAGAGCCAAATTTTAATGTCAGGTTTTGATTCAGTTTATTGGTAATAATAATTTTCCCTTGAGATAGTTGTTCATCCTCCGACATATTTATATTGTCCATAAATGCTTCATCTTTATTTTTTGAATAGGAAGTGCCAAGGAATAACGACCATTTTTCTTTCTTAAAATATTCTTTATATGATGAATTAATATACAAATTGTCATTTTGCAATTCGAATAATATTTTTTGGCTTATATCTTCAATATTGTCGAAATTTATAGCCATATCGGTACTGGAAAAATTCGTATATAATTTAAGAATGCCTGTTTCTGAAGTTTTATGCCTGAAAATCAATTCGCTTCCACCACTTTCCGGTGATTTTTCCCAATCAGTCAATTGTGGAAATAGTTTATGATACAAAGACTGGTTGTAATAACAAGCCTGCAAACGAACAGATGTTTTTTCCCAACGGTGAGTATGAAACAGGTTTCCACCATAAAAATGAAGTCCTGCTCCTGTATTTGTCGAATCTGCTAATCCTTTGCTTTTTAATACAAGAGTAGAAGAAAGTGCTTGTCCATATAATGCAGAATATCCTCCTGAACTAAAAACTGTTCCACTAAATAAGAAAGGGTCAAAACGTCCTCTTTGTTTTACATCAGGAACGGGACTATAAAATGCATTTTGAACCACCATTTCATCAATAATTATTTTGGTTTCATTACCGGAACCACCTCTTACAAAAAGACCGCTGGAATTACCTACCACCTGTGTTCCGGGCAAAGTTTCAATAGCTCCGGTAATATCCCCCATTGCTCCGGCTGTTGTACCTATATCCTGAGATCTCAAAACAACCGTCCTTTTTTCATCACTTGCTTCAAATGAACCAGCCGTAATAACAACTGCATCAATTTCACTGCTTGCCTCTTTCAGTATTACATTAACAGATAAATCATTATCCTTGATAAAAATATCTTGTTCATAAGAATCATATCCAATATAAGACACTGATAAAGTTTGTTTTCCTTTTTCTTCTGTACGAAAGGAATATGCTCCGTTTTCATTAGTTGAGGCTCCATCGAAACTGCCTTTTATCGCAACATTTGCAAATACTATCGGTTTTCCCTTTTTATCAGTTATTTTTCCACTTATTTCGATTTCCTGACAATAAATTGAAAATGAATAACAAACCGTTAAAAATGAAATAATAATTAGTGTTTTCATTTTGCAAATATTTTAAATCCAGTTCAAATTTATGTGTGTTTTGCCCTAAATAAAACAAATACTTGCCGGAGAAGGAAAATACTATGCCGAAATTGGAATATTAAGCGTTGAGTAAGAAAAAATGATTGAGTAAGAGAAAAAACATTTTGTAAAAGGTTTACTAGAATTCTTTTAGCCTTTTTCTATCAGCTATCAAGGAAAGTAGCTATAGGTGTTACTTGTGCAAACATTTCATTTTCCTGGCTGTCTT contains the following coding sequences:
- a CDS encoding response regulator transcription factor translates to MKVVIIEDEKIVAERLEQLLYKIDNSISVLAKIRTIRDAVIWLNNNNPDLIFLDIHLADGLSFKIFEQIEIKTPVIFTTAYDQYAIKAFKVNSIDYLLKPINIDDLTQSINKYKDLIKTKSSGTIDFKTLIEAIDKKSEYKKRFTISIGRKIKIINTNDIAYFYVLEKSIFVHTYDNKNIAIDYSLDKLESLLDPEIFFRINRKYLININSIKNIYTLSKSRIKVELNPPANEDVIISFKRSGMFKKWLNQ
- a CDS encoding TonB-dependent receptor, with protein sequence MKNNLILIGLIITLLVANNIFAQKQFTQTIRGQVIDQSSAVPLIGVNIVLLNSNPQKGTITNANGEFRLENVPVCRQGIIFSYIGYNPVSIKNLLVSSGKETVLKVEMEEKIIITEEIVVKAYNRKDKPLNEMAIISARSFSVEETERYAGSFGDPSRMAANYAGVVSAGDQRNDIVIRGNSPLGLLWRLDGADIPNPNHFGTMGTTGGPISILNNNLLTNSDFYTGAFPAEYGNALSGVFDLKMRTGNNEKREYTGQMGFNGFEFGTEGPFVKSKKASYLINYRYTMMEVMDKMGLFDVGGIPEYQDLSFKMNFPCKKIGKISIFGIGGLSNINLVSNPDDTVGGAYTSDVLQGTKVSYGSDMGVAGLSHIYFLNNTTRIKTNITVSGSRSVNNVDTIRANNIYEDFYNDEYTEIKYSFSSQLKKKYDAKNTINFGISYDIFDVSYFDEYYEIKIDDYINLTNTKGSLGLVQAFGQWQHKFSDFLVLYNGLHSQRFSLNGDISVEPRTGIKWQFSEKQSLNFGYGLHSQLQPRINYFTETLTDTLNRTYIKTNDDLKFSKSHQFALGYDHLINQNLRLKMEAYYQKLYNIPVEQKQSYFSMVNYGASFYSEKVDSLVNNGTGENYGLEFTIEKFLSNNYYFLLTTTLYESKYKGSDNKKRNTAFNGNYVINALGGYEMQIRKHNSLELNLKGVFAGGKRYIPINLSKSQIEKETVYDYDRAFENKFDDYFRIDFRISYKINSSKSSHTIAIDIQNVTDNENIFNREYNVETGNLKTSYQTGFFPVMMYRIQF
- a CDS encoding TonB-dependent receptor, whose translation is MKTLIIISFLTVCYSFSIYCQEIEISGKITDKKGKPIVFANVAIKGSFDGASTNENGAYSFRTEEKGKQTLSVSYIGYDSYEQDIFIKDNDLSVNVILKEASSEIDAVVITAGSFEASDEKRTVVLRSQDIGTTAGAMGDITGAIETLPGTQVVGNSSGLFVRGGSGNETKIIIDEMVVQNAFYSPVPDVKQRGRFDPFLFSGTVFSSGGYSALYGQALSSTLVLKSKGLADSTNTGAGLHFYGGNLFHTHRWEKTSVRLQACYYNQSLYHKLFPQLTDWEKSPESGGSELIFRHKTSETGILKLYTNFSSTDMAINFDNIEDISQKILFELQNDNLYINSSYKEYFKKEKWSLFLGTSYSKNKDEAFMDNINMSEDEQLSQGKIIITNKLNQNLTLKFGSEIQKLKVDGKKDEVSGQINESYFAGFCETDWFLTNKLVARLGIRFEYSDILNNHNLAPRTSIAYKTTENSQVSFAFGKFYQNPEYEFLYYAKSLNFENSTHYIANYQWMKNKRTFRIELFDKEYDNLIKNITNQDDKFNNSGTGYAKGIELFWRDKKSIKNADYWISYSFLDTKRKYRDYPIAASPSFTSKHTLSVVYKHWVSLINSMLSLSCSYSSGRPYYNPTRSQDEFLKDQTNDYFDLSLNISKMTTLLGRRTVIFTSFRNILGQKHIFGYKYLPNGTGRIPIYPSSIRSLFIGVFISTY
- a CDS encoding histidine kinase encodes the protein MINIDIDTKSADNKWIRIIGIPLIGIIMPIIFHNENDGIGLFIWIIISVLLTFSVWEGSSRIVSFLWMKYPWEKNPAIHLLISTIFLISLSLFLIFVLFFINYIFTDYSSDYWQEMKGVNVAMVLITFFTTSIYEGVYLFEKWEKSLVLTAKLEKENIQSQFEALKNQINPHFLFNSLSVLESIIPTDPEKAVGFVNKFAKIYRYVLDVKDEIVVELKDELDFVMSYIFLQKIRFGENLKIITNIDANVLNNFVLPLSLQLLIENAIKHNEISDTYSLTITMTNNKDCLIIKNDLQQIQDDSNSTKIGLKNLTERYKLISDSTPKFYIKENKFIAEIPFLVIE